Proteins co-encoded in one Rhopalosiphum maidis isolate BTI-1 chromosome 2, ASM367621v3, whole genome shotgun sequence genomic window:
- the LOC113553559 gene encoding probable cation-transporting ATPase 13A3 isoform X3 yields MCLSVLCSNSEACRVNGWDRQAYFELKSLGDSAKLPVRTPSGIFKDLDEIRRFDFKKYRFIWDVDNKEFYLLTGIDYGIDTHELHEQRGISARDQYLRRAVYGPNLIDVPLQTIWSLIFTEVLNPFYVFEIFSFILWYLDDYLSYASAIFVMSLVSIITAVIQTRRNQRNLRSTVHSSDVANVLRENNVITVPTELLVPGDVLVIPSHGCVMHCDAVLLTGHCIVNESMLTGESVPVTKTTIPGNADLKYDIKEHARHTLYCGTSVIQTRYYGEGRVCAVVVRTGFHTSKGSLVRSILYPAPVDFEFERDSYKFIQVLASIAAIGFLYTVFIKVSRGHSLDSILKKAFDLITVVVPPALPAAMTVGQMYAQMRLKNHHIYCISPRSINVAGSINCVCFDKTGTLTEDGLDMWGIVPVTTSKFLPCYRNVNSMSSDHLLMSAMVTCHSITSIDGKLSGDPLDLKMFESTGWLLEEPETSEDNQFDLVMPVVVRPPNKNTFTTIEQIGQEIGIIRQFPFSSSLQCMSVIAKHLSSNLTHVYTKGAPEKILSLCNPSSIPSDFDQVLQRFTKQGYRVIAAGYRALKNNLSYVKTQRLTREQAECDLTLLGLIILENRLKPESAGVLDTLRSADIRIIMVTGDNMLTALSVARDCGIVLETEDVITVHAVTVPPYLYFTAADMTVNQTISSNSVKLSTIMSPSSGNSVNLNMDLLEAGLLSPLSTAANTPIKCSQRYTFALTGKTWSLLRQYCPELIPKIITRASVFSRMSPDQKQQLVQELQGIGYYVAMCGDGANDCGALKAAHTGISLSEAESSVASPFTSRKASVECVVRVIREGRAALVTSVGIFKFMAGYSLVQFVSVIMLYSIDNNLSDYQYLYIDLFLISLFAFSISRTAAYEGPLVKQRPETSLVSALPLTSLIGQLVISIAIQLISFIAIRYNDWFVPFDYKEDASLESFENYAVFSVSSLQYIILALVFNKGPPYRQGLQSNWCLSIISVVIVAFTIYLFISPFEIIRSKFELKLPPDNSSFFYVVLMLGLINLALAVFHEKILCDRILVKFLSSRSHKSKSWTSSYAGIEHELQKMPDWPPLSNDRFSSSSSSPFSYTSPEQLSPIVRSTVQQNGTASNGVNLSLHRRLHSESEESNYATPAGSLQHI; encoded by the exons ATGTGTCTATCCGTATTGTGTTCAAACAGCGAAGCATGCCGCGTGAATGGCTGGGACAGACAGGCGTACTTTGAACTCAAATCACTTGGCGATTCAGCAAAACTGCCAGTACGAACACCAAGTGGAATTTTcaaag acctGGATGAAATAAGACGATTCGACTTCAAGAAGTACAGATTCATTTGGGATGTGGACAACAAGGAGTTCTATTTGTTGACTGGAATTGACTATGGTATAGATACCCACGAGTTGCATGAACAAAGGGGAATATCTGCTCGAGATCAATATCTTCGTCGAGCTGTTTATGGGCCAAACCTCATTGATGTACCGTTGCAGACTATTTGGTCATTGATTTTCACTGAAGTTCTTAAtccattttatgtatttgaaatattttcatttatacttTGGTACCTTGacgattatttatcatatgcCTCAGCTATATTTGTTATGTCATTAGTCAGTATTATTACTGCTGTTATACAAACAAGAAGAAATCAAAGGAACCTTAGGAGTACCGTGCATTCCAGTGATGTTGCTAATGTACTACGAGAGAATAATGTAATTACAGTTCCTACAGAATTGTTAGTGCCAGGGGATGTTTTGGTTATCCCTAGTCATGGTTGTGTTATGCACTGTGATGCAGTTCTTCTCACAGGACATTGTATTGTTAATGAAAGTATGCTAACAG gCGAAAGTGTTCCTGTTACCAAAACAACAATTCCTGGAAATGCAGACTTAAAGTATGACATTAAAGAACATGCTCGTCACACATTATATTGTGGAACATCTGTTATACAAACTCGTTATTATGGTGAGGGACGTGTGTGTGCTGTTGTGGTACGTACAGGCTTCCATACTAGTAAAGGTTCTTTGGTACGTTCAATATTGTATCCAGCACCAGttgattttgaatttgaacGAGACAGTTATAAGTTCATCCAAGTACTGGCAAGTATTGCTGCTATTGGATTTTTGTATACTGTGTTTATTAAAGTGTCACGAGGGCATTCACTTGATTCAATATTGAAGAAAGCTTTTGACCTAATCACAGTTGTAGTCCCTCCTGCATTGCCTGCTGCTATGACTGTTGGACAAATGTATGCACAAATGAGATTGAAAAATCATCATATTTATTGCATTAGTCCAAGATCTATAAATGTGGCAGGGTCAATTAATTGTGTCTGTTTTGATAAA ACTGGTACACTGACTGAAGATGGTTTGGATATGTGGGGTATAGTGCCTGTGACAACATCAAAATTTCTACCTTGCTATAGGAATGTGAATTCAATGTCATCAGATCATTTACTCATGTCAGCTATGGTTACATGCCATTCTATTACGTCTATCGATGGAAAGTTGTCTGGTGATCCTTTAGACTTGAAAATGTTTGAATCGACTGGATGGTTACTTGAAGAACCTGAGACTAGTGAAGATAACCAATTTGATTTGGTTATGCCAGTTGTCGTTCGACCaccaaataaaaacacatttactACTATTGAACag ATTGGACAAGAAATTGGTATCATTCGTCAATTTCCATTTAGCTCTAGTTTACAGTGCATGAGTGTTATAGCCAAACATCTGTCTTCTAATTTGACACATGTGTATACTAAAGGGGCTCCCGAAAAAATTTTAAGCCTCTGTAATCCCAGTTCGATTCCATCAGACTTCGATCAAGTATTACAACGATTCACCAAGCAAGGATATCGAGTGATTGCTGCTGGTTATAGAGcattaaagaataatttaagcTATGTTAAAACACAAAGATTAACGAGAGAACAAGCAGAATGTGACCTAACACTTTTAggactaataatattagaaaatagatTAAAGCCAGAAAGTGCCGGTGTTTTGGACACATTACGGTCTGCagatattagaattattatggTCACAGGAGATAATATGCTAACAGCACTTAGTGTCGCAAGAGATTGTGGTATTGTGTTAGAAACAGAAGATGTTATTACAGTGCATGCAGTTACAGTGCCCCCTTATTTGTATTTCACAGCAGCAGATATGACTGTTAACCAGACAATTAGCTCAAATTCAGTT aaattaagcACTATAATGTCCCCCAGTTCTGGTAAtagtgtaaatttaaatatggatTTATTAGAAGCTGGATTATTAAGCCCTTTAAGTACTGCTGCTAATACACCAATTAA gtGTTCTCAGAGGTATACATTTGCATTGACTGGGAAAACATGGTCATTGCTTAGACAATACTGCCCAGAACTCAtaccaaaaattattactagagCATCTGTATTTTCGCGTATGAGTCCAGATCAAAAACAACAACTTGTTCAAGAGTTGCAGGGAATTGGTTATTATGTTG CAATGTGTGGTGATGGTGCCAATGACTGTGGAGCTTTAAAAGCAGCACATACTGGTATATCGCTGAGTGAAGCAGAATCATCTGTTGCCAGTCCATTTACATCGCGTAAAGCATCTGTTGAATGTGTTGTGAGAGTAATTCGTGAAGGACGTGCCGCTCTTGTTACCTCTGTTggcatattcaaatttatggcTGGATATTCACTGGTACAATTTGTATCGGTCATCATGCTATATTCCattgataacaatttatcaGACTACCAATATTTGTACATTGATTTATTTCTCATATCACTCTTTGCATTTTCTATAAGTCGTACAGCAGCATATGAAGGACCCTTAGTCAAACAGAGACCTGAGACGTCGCTCGTCTCTGCCTTGCCGTTGACTTCACTTATTGGACAACTAGTAATATCAATTGCAATTCAGTTAATTAGCTTCATAGCTATTCGATATAATGACTGGTTTGTGCCATTTGATTATAAAGAAGACGCATCATTAGAAAGCTTTGAGAATTATGCAGTATTTAGTGTATCGTCAttacagtatataattttagcccTAGTTTTCAACAAGGGACCACCATACAGACAGGGTTTACAATCAAACTGGTGTTTATCCATCATATCAGTAGTCATAGTAGCGTtcaccatttatttatttatctctccatttgaaattataagatCCAAATTTGAACTCAAATTACCTCCAGACAACTCCTCTTTCTTTTATGTAGTTTTAATGCTAGGGTTGATAAATTTAGCTCTGGCAGTATTCCATGAAAAAATACTTTGTGACCGCATCCTTGTCAAATTTTTGAGTTCTCG ttcCCATAAGAGTAAAAGTTGGACTAGTTCTTATGCTGGAATTGAGCATGAGCTTCAAAAAATGCCTGATTGGCCTCCATTAAGTAACGATCGTTTTAGTTCATCCTCGTCATCTCCATTTTCATATACATCACCTGAACAGCTGTCACCAATCGTCCGTTCAACAGTACAACAAAATG gaACAGCTAGTAATGGTGTGAATTTATCATTACACCGTCGCCTTCATTCTGAAAGTGAAGAATCAAATTATGCTACTCCTGCTGGTAGTTTACAACATATATGA